The Oikeobacillus pervagus DNA segment TTCCGGAGCATCTGTTTCAGGTCCGATTCCGTTACCAACAGAAAAATCTGTTTATACAGTTCTACGTGCTGTTCATAAGTATAAAGATTCTCGTGAACAGTTTGAAATGCGTACGCATAAGCGTCTAATCGATATCGTGAACCCAACTCCAAAAACAGTTGATTCATTAATGCGTTTAGACTTACCATCAGGTGTCGATATTGAAATTAAACTTTAATAAATATAAATAAACCATTATAGGAGGTGTGACTTATGACCAAAGGAATCTTAGGTAGAAAGATTGGAATGACTCAAGTATTTGCTGAGAATGGTGATTTAATCCCTGTAACAGTGATTGAAGCTACTCCAAACGTTGTTCTACAAGTGAAATCCGTTGAAGGTGACGGTTATGCTGCAGTTCAACTTGGATTTGAGGATAAACGTGAGAAATTAGCAAATAAACCTGAAAAAGGGCATGTGGCCAAGGCAAATACTGCTCCTAAGCGCTTCATTCGCGAATTTAGCGAAATTGATGCGGAAGGATATGAAGTTGGTCAAGAAGTCAGTGTAGATATTTTTGCAGAAGGTGACATCATTGATGTAACTGGAATTTCGAAAGGTAAAGGTTTCCAAGGTGCTATTAAACGTCATGGTCAAAGCCGTGGACCAATGTCACATGGATCTCGCTACCATCGTCGCCCAGGTTCAATGGGACCTGTAGCTCCAAACCGCGTATTTAAATCAAAAGCATTACCAGGACGCATGGGTGGAGAACAAATCACTATTCAAAATCTGGAAGTTGTTAAAGTGGACGCTGAACGTAATGTGATTTTAGTAAAAGGTAATGTACCTGGACCTAAAAAAGGTTTAGTGAAAATTAAAACGGCGGTAAAAGCAAAATAATTTACCATTTTCAGAAAGGAGGAAACAAGAATGCCAAAAGTAGCTTTATTAAATCAAAGTGGATCTCAGGTTGGAGAAATCGAACTTAATGATTCAGTGTTTGGGATCGAACCAAACGAACATGTAATGCATGAAGCTGTACTAATGCAAAGAGCTTCACAAAGACAAGGAACACACAAAGCGAAAACTCGTTCTGAGGTTCGTGGTGGCGGACGTAAACCGTGGCGTCAAAAAGGAACAGGTCGTGCGCGTCAAGGTTCTATTCGCTCTCCACAATGGCGTGGTGGCGGTATTGTATTCGGACCAGTTCCTCGTAGCTATAGCTATAAACTACCAAAGAAAGTACGTCGCTTAGCGGTTAAATCAGCACTTTCTTCAAAAGTAGTATCAGAAAACATCCTAGTATTAGAAGCATTAACATTTGATGCTCCTAAAACAAAAGAGTTCGCTAACGTACTTAAAAATTTATCTGTAGACTCTAAAGCACTCGTTGTTATCAATGATTTAGACCAAAATGTTGCATTATCCGCTCGTAATATCCCTGGTATTACAGTTGTTGATGCTAACGGAATTAGTGTTCTAGATGTAATTGCTCACGATAAATTAATCATGACGAAAGCAGCCGTTGAAAAAGTAGAGGAGGTGCTTGCGTAATGGATGCACGCGAAATCATTAAGCGCCCCGTAATTACTGAACGTTCAACTGACATTATGGCAGACAAAAAATACACTTTTGAAGTAGACGTAAGAGCTAACAAAACTCAAGTGAAAGATGCCATTGAAGAAGTGTTCGGTGTCAAAGTAGCGAAAGTAAACGTAATGAACTATAAAGGTAAATTCAAACGTATGGGTCGCTATGCTGGCTATACAAACAAACGTCGTAAAGCAGTTGTTACTTTAACAGCTGATAGTAAAGAAATCGAAATTTTTGAAGTATAACATCTAATAGAAGAGGAGGGAAAATAACATGGCGATCAAAAAGTATAAACCGACCTCAAATGGTCGACGCGGCATGACAGCATTGGACTTTTCTGAGATCACTACGGATCAACCAGAAAAATCTTTGCTTGCTCCTTTAAATAAAAAAGGCGGCCGTAACAATCACGGTAAAATTACTGTTCGTCATCAAGGTGGCGGTCATAAGCGTCAATATCGTTTAATCGACTTCAAACGCGATAAAGATGGTATACCAGGACGCGTTGCCACAATTGAATATGATCCAAACCGTTCAGCTAATATTGCGTTAATCAACTATGTAGATGGTGAAAAACGTTATATTTTAGCTCCTAAAAACCTTAAAGTTGGAATGGAAATTATGTCAGGTCCTGAAGCTGATATTAAAGTAGGGAATGCACTTCCACTTGTGAACATTCCAGTGGGTACATTTGTTCATAATATTGAACTTAAACCAGG contains these protein-coding regions:
- the rplD gene encoding 50S ribosomal protein L4 — protein: MPKVALLNQSGSQVGEIELNDSVFGIEPNEHVMHEAVLMQRASQRQGTHKAKTRSEVRGGGRKPWRQKGTGRARQGSIRSPQWRGGGIVFGPVPRSYSYKLPKKVRRLAVKSALSSKVVSENILVLEALTFDAPKTKEFANVLKNLSVDSKALVVINDLDQNVALSARNIPGITVVDANGISVLDVIAHDKLIMTKAAVEKVEEVLA
- the rplC gene encoding 50S ribosomal protein L3 translates to MTKGILGRKIGMTQVFAENGDLIPVTVIEATPNVVLQVKSVEGDGYAAVQLGFEDKREKLANKPEKGHVAKANTAPKRFIREFSEIDAEGYEVGQEVSVDIFAEGDIIDVTGISKGKGFQGAIKRHGQSRGPMSHGSRYHRRPGSMGPVAPNRVFKSKALPGRMGGEQITIQNLEVVKVDAERNVILVKGNVPGPKKGLVKIKTAVKAK
- the rplW gene encoding 50S ribosomal protein L23: MDAREIIKRPVITERSTDIMADKKYTFEVDVRANKTQVKDAIEEVFGVKVAKVNVMNYKGKFKRMGRYAGYTNKRRKAVVTLTADSKEIEIFEV
- the rpsJ gene encoding 30S ribosomal protein S10 — translated: MAKQKIRIRLKAYDHRILDQSAEKIVETAKRSGASVSGPIPLPTEKSVYTVLRAVHKYKDSREQFEMRTHKRLIDIVNPTPKTVDSLMRLDLPSGVDIEIKL
- the rplB gene encoding 50S ribosomal protein L2 codes for the protein MAIKKYKPTSNGRRGMTALDFSEITTDQPEKSLLAPLNKKGGRNNHGKITVRHQGGGHKRQYRLIDFKRDKDGIPGRVATIEYDPNRSANIALINYVDGEKRYILAPKNLKVGMEIMSGPEADIKVGNALPLVNIPVGTFVHNIELKPGKGGQLVRSAGTSAQVLGKEGKYVLVRLASGEVRMILATCRATVGQVGNEQHELVTVGKAGRSRWLGKRPTVRGSVMNPNDHPHGGGEGRTPIGRKSPVTPWGKPTIGYKTRKKNNKSDSLIVRRRKK